Below is a window of Wenzhouxiangella sp. XN201 DNA.
CAGATCACGCTTCGCGACGGCCTCACAATCGATTCCAGCCATAACGGCAACTGGAGAACAAACGCCATGAATCGCATCAATAAGTTTTCCGTATCGCTGCTCGCGATACTGCTACTAACGATCGTCGGCTGCGCAGGAAGTGAAACTCAAGAAAGCACCGGCGAATATATCGACGACACCTGGATTACGACCAAGGTGAAAACCGAGCTGGTCAAGAGTGACATCGTCAAGTCCCGCGAAGTCAACGTCGAGACCTTCAA
It encodes the following:
- a CDS encoding BON domain-containing protein — encoded protein: MNRINKFSVSLLAILLLTIVGCAGSETQESTGEYIDDTWITTKVKTELVKSDIVKSREVNVETFKGIVQLSGFVSSQAAMDEAVRIARNIKGVESVKNDMRIK